The Hyla sarda isolate aHylSar1 chromosome 3, aHylSar1.hap1, whole genome shotgun sequence genome contains the following window.
aacccaatccgTGATGTGCAGAACTCGAGCACCAAGAaggcaacacactgttcggcaatccaggtctttgtgacagattgccctgtctgtccccctaataattgagttccCACTACtaatacctgtctggcctgccctgcacaccCCCCTGACGGTCAGagacagagtcctgctgcagcatattcaaagtgctgctatttctaagtgcattggagagatattgcaggagacTGACTTGGACTTTTCAACTGCAACCTCTGTGTTTTTGATGACCGCTGCTTGAGAACAGGTAAGGAGTTTGTTCAGGTGTTTGGTATTGTGTGTTTGCTAAGCTCATTAAGGTGTTACATTTGTTGTTGGGGAGGAGCTTTTGAGGGAGTATGTATATATAGGCACTGACTAATTAACTGGCCTAATTCATTAGCTGCATATTCAAAGTGCTGCTatttctaagtgcattggagagatattgcagggCATAGCCAGGAGGTAGGCTGGAGGTGGATACAATTTAAAAATGGTAAGATTGGTCTGTTTTAAATGTTTCTCCTCTTTAAAATGGCAGACTTGGTTCAGTGCATGAATTGTTGTGCAGTTATTTCATGTTCCAATCTTTGGAGGTTTGGATGCTGTCAGATCTGTAGACAGTTCCCCTTACTGCTACATGAAATTACATTTTTGAAATGAAATGTTTAAATTATCTGTTTAACAAACTCAGACTGGGACTGCTGCAATGCCACTGCCATAGAGGACTCCTAGAAATGGCAGATGGATTACTGTAGTCTCTAGAAGTCTTAGAGTTGTGGATAGAAGACATGTCCCACAGTCTTTGGTTCTCCATAATTAATTTGCAGCACTCtcagaatgtaagggcaacatggatATTGGCTCAAGCACAGAGGGTGAGGAACCATAGACTCCTATGTCTAATATATGCAAGACTgcagccaaggacaaaaaagataaagtaaagtctgaaaggaagcagctgttgctgggtgattcaattataagaagtgtggagcttaaggaaaatggttttaTGAGAGCTCTCCCGggtgctactgctagaagagatagaagacaataatataatattgttaagcaagcaaagcaggaaggggacgtggatgttcttgtccatctaaggacaaatgacctggcttgcaatgaagtttcagcGGTGAAGGAAacttttatcacacttggtaatgatgcacaggattttgcatccactgtttcattttctgaagttctgcctgtaCATAACTTTCATGATGATAGGCAGAGGTGCATTAAGGAGTTAcacttatggcttagtaaatggtgtcaagagcaagcatttggctttgtgtctcatgatagctttacttggaatagaaaggaactgtacaaaaaagatgaTTTGCATCTTTCTCTATAAGGAACAAATGTACTCAATTGAACAATTTCAAGAATTTACTAAGGAGTATTCAAACTAGAAAGGGAGGggcaaaaaagtgaaaatccaTTAGTCCAATTGCCTCCACCTCCTCCCCGAAAccatgccagaacatgtcagtagcacagaggttaaAAAGGTTACAAGCTCAGAATCCAGTCTACAAATGCCcacagtttaggtaataaaatcaatgaacttgggtcaataatggcatctgagaatatAGATTTAGAGgttgttactgagacatggtttaatgaaagtaatgactgcgACATATCCATActagggtactctttatacagaagagacagagaaggcaagaaaggaggaggagtggccctatatgtgaaagatagcataaatctaaccatagagtcagtttgggttacgttgcagtttggtaattagacagtaacttgtgtaggtgtgatatatagatgaCCTGGCcgagttaaagaattagatgatctactagttgaagaaatatataaaatgacaatgaaaggagaagttatcattatgggagacttcaatcttccggatataaactggaaaaccaaaatagataGTTCTGCCAGAAGTACAGATATTCGAAATTCACTACTGGGATTGTCTCTAAAACAAGTGATAGAGGAGCAAACCCGGAGCGAGgctattttggatttggtattcacaaatggggatttggtatatgatgttattgtaggccgAATCTTTGGATCTAATGATCACCAGTCAGTTTGGTTTAatgtaagaacagtgaaggagtcacaccacacaaaaacaaaagttttagattttagaaaaacagacttttcaaaaatgagattagtcataaatgagtccctatcagactggaacggattacattAGCCTTGtcagtaaaagtagaaaaaggaagagaccactgtggtactcagcagaagtggccaaaatcataacaAACAAAAAGCTAGTATTTAGtagttataaaacaacccagagcaatgaagatagggaaatctacaagactaggcagaaagaggccaagcaagttaacttctaaagcgcaggcagaagaaaaactagctcagtctatgaaaaaagggataagacattcttcagagatATTAGTGAAAAAAGgatattaaaacaaggaataactaaattaaaaacaaaggaaggaaggtatgtataagagaataaagggctagccaactgccataatgaatacttctgttcagtttttacagaagaaaaagaaggaaaaggacctcaattagggaggaagactaatgaatttacataggaagaggttctacgtttactgtctaaagtgaagacaaataagtcacaggggcctgatgggatacacccaaaattattaaaacagcttagtggtgagctagcaaaaccgttaacagatgtATTTAAGTAATCACTGGTAaaaggagtcgtcccggaagattggaaattagaaaatgttgtgcccgttgggaggaatcaagcaacttaatggaaaccctactaaaggaaaggattttggaacatctaaaatcccatggattgcaaaatgaataacaacatgggtttacatcAGGGAGaaaatgtcaaacaaatcttatacatttttttgactgggtgactaaaataatagatgggggaggggcagtagacattgcatatctagattttagtaaagcttttgacactgtcccacatagaatacTTATCAATAAaatacagtcattgagcttggactcccatattgttgagtggattaggcagtggctgagtgacagacaacagagggttgtagtcaatggagaatattcagagcaaggtcttgataccagtggggacctcagggatctgtactgggaccaattttgtttaatatcttcattagtgatattacagaaggcctTGATTATTCGgtgttggtctttttgctgatgactcaaagatatgtaacagggttgatgttcctggagggatctgccaaatggaaaaggatttaggaaaactagaagaatggtcagaactctggcaactgaaatttaatgtgaataagtgcaagataatgcacctggggcgtaaaaaccctcaggaagaatatagaatatttgacacggtcctgacctcagtatctggtATTTAGGAGTTATTATTTCAGAAGAATTAAAGGTAGGaatacaatgtaatagagcagcaggaaactctagaggaatgcttggatgtatagggagaggtataagcagtagaaagagagaagtgctcatgctgctgtacagaacacttgtgaggcctcacttggagtaatgcgcaaaaggatatagatactttaaagagagttcagagaagatagtaAACTAGTAcacggattgcaggataaaacttaccaggaaaggttaaagggctTTAACATGTATGGCTtgaaagaaagaagagacagacatgatagagacttttaaatacattaaGGGactcaacacggtaaaggaggagagaagatttaaaagaagaaaaactaccacaagaagacttagttttaaattagaggggcaaaggattCTGCAGTAATataaggaagtattactttactgagagagtagtggatgcatggaatagccttcctgcagaagtggtcgctgctaatacagtgaaggagtttaaacatgcatggaataagcataaggctatccttcatgtaagatagggccagggactattgataggattcagattattgggaaaactagatgggccaaatggttcttatctgccgacacattctatgtttctatgtctatGTACTGCTTTATTTGGAATAAAGGAAAAAACAGGATACaggaaatgaaaaaataaaaaggggaagtacaacatgaaaaaagaaaaatacatacCTCAATACAGACATGCAAGTAGACGTAATCAAAGACATATGAAAAAAATCCTGGAAGAAAACAAAAATCCATCCTCGATACAATAAATCAAAACATTTCCCTGTCTACATTTAGTGATTGCAAAGCATTAAAACATCCGTGACAATTTGTGACTCAAGGTACAAAACAAGAAATTTAAAATGTCTCATAATATACAGAGTCCAAAGGGACAAAGATAAAAACAGAAAAGGACCTGGAGAAGCAAGGAAATAAGAAGTTTCAATTCgtaccataaaggggtattccgtctaaagacatcttatcccctatccaaaggataggggataacatgtctgactgggacctcccgcgatctccatgACGGTGGTggcggccgtcactccccctgccatagacatgcatggagggggcgtggcacgacATCCCGTCTTCAGTctcagaaacacagaggtttccaaaactggagcagcagcccagcatagaatgtgggtgctgcacggagatcacgggggtcccagcagaggaCCCCCCCCATGATTACAcatgctatcccctatcctttggacaggggataagatgtttttggctggaatacccctttaaatctgataAATTCCACCCATGGTAACCAGATTTTAACATACTTCTCCAATAAGTTTGAAGAAGTTGAATTTAGTGTTCATTTTCTTtaacatgattaaaaaaaatacaacaaatgccattatttttgttaaattcattttatttcatttatcaCACCACAGCAAATACCAAACACATATGTATTCTCTTCCTAATTCTAATAACCAAAGAAATAGAAGGAACAGGTTATGTAGAGTTAACAGGGAAATTATACATAATAATTTAAACAATTACatgttaaaatgtaataaagATGAAAGATAATATAAATTAAATTCTAACATTAATGTACCTCAAAATTAAGGCCTAAGAAAACTAGAATTTCCCtcacaaaaaaacacaccatCAGTGATGTCAATCAATGTAAGAAAAGAGTCTGGCCAAAACTAAATGTGTCCCTATGGAATAAATAAGGCATAAAATACATGATATgtagaaacaaaaaaacatataggCTTTCAAAAAGGCAATGGATTACATTAGTTGCGGGACATTTACTAAAACATTTGCATCTGTAAACATAGGGTAAATGGCCAGTGTAAGCTGAGAATTTCGGTATGTGGCATTTGTTATGTCACTTTAGTCATTTGTCATTAGTGCAGTCTGCATCAGAGGGCGTGCTTGTTGTTCAAAGTGGGTGTGGTTTGCATGGTGAATCTTTTGGCACCGGATTTACTATCTGTATCTTTTGAAAAGTCACACTGAATGGCGCAAATCTAGAAGAAAATGGAATTGGGAAAAGCATGTGTGGAGTAGAAGAGGTTACACAGAGCGGAATTGTCTGtgtgagaaagaaaaaaacaggtgGAGCGGTATGTAAGAAAAGAGGGGCAGAATAAATGAAGTATGTGGGGTGCCTAGGGGAGTGAGACAGTCTGTGTGAGAAGGAGGGAGATGTGGAAGAGAGTCTGTGTGTAAAAGGGGCACTGATGGATGTggaacagaatatatatatatatatatatatatatatatatatatatgtatacgggatgagtatttaactcagggcaagttcaccactcctggtgtgacggagctttcaagggccactaagcactctgcaggcattctgggtaggggaatatgcaaatcagctcattacatcaccttctcaggcgatgttccctggtatcagcttagcttcagttacggaatataaaaagctaatcgggattaatgccaaaccagaactctggtttggcattaatcccgattagctttttatattccgaaactggagctaagctgataccagggaacatcgcctgagaaggtgatgtaatgagctgatttgcatattcccctatatatatatatatatatatatatatatatatatatatatatatattatggcagTATTGGGAGCAATCTGTGTGAGTAGGAGGGATCCATGGCAGCAGTGTGTGTGTAAGAGGGGCACGGGGGGCTGTCTGTGTGAAGAAGAGGGCATGAGAGGGGCCTAAGGGGAGCAATTTGTATTGCAGAAAGGGTAACATAGGTAAACAAACTGTTTGGGAAAGAGGAGGGCATGGGGAAGCAGAATGTGTAGGAGTGgcccctcaggttacaatatttttggtcttttctggaccattttaacttgaaaccaaactcaacatccaatgctacggacagtccagatctgtgaaacatgtaaaTAGCTGGAAGAACAGGCACTCACTggtaaaaacccctgtattactgaagtgtatgcactgactgcctgTTTTCCTCTGGTagtgtcccctacagtacagggaggtatgacaATTTCTGTAATTTTATCCTGGAGTTACAAATAAAGAACTAAAGATGTTTTACTGCTGTTTTGGCTGCTGTTTTTGGATTCTACACAGCTAATACCACACTAGCCTATGCAACTGCATCAAATAAGTTAAAGGTGAGAGAATAATCTTCTTGCACACAATGGAGTCAGTGTTATAACTTCTTGGTTatgactacatgttctgtactatttacctgtgccaggattagctgcttCCTTGTACGCTAGGTGAGGGTGGCTCcctgttacttttttgggacattgtgtgtactgtacagaaccctgaagaaaCTCCTGTCCTCTGCAAAGACAGTGATTACCAGCTTCAAGCAGATCATTCTTACTTTTTTatggaaggacttgctttatttgAATTAAATTcctacttatttttcttcaattttcatATATGAGAAAGAAGAAGGCAGCACATAGAACAGTCTATGTGGGAAAGACATGGGCCAGGAGCATCATTAGGTTAAAACATTTGGGCATGTGCCTGGAATGTAAAGTCAGGTGCTCTGAATGTCAGCTGCCTTTaatctcccccctgcatcatgcaGGTCCTTGCCGGGCAGTCCCTAGGAAACAGATCTCCACACACATCACAATGGCTATGACTGCCCGATTAGagcttgctctgtatctgctgTATGCTGAAGGTGTAGGACCTTTGgtgaatgccttaaaggggtattccaggaagtttttttttaattgactatgccacaggggctgtaaagttagtgtagttcataatatagtgtctgtacctgtgtgtgacggttttctcacaattcttatgtgattttccccccaatatttatttttaaccgcatacaaaatgactgttgtctcagatttttcccaggttgcaatgtggctgagacctgacttACTAGACAGCTGTTGACAGggagcctttctgcttcaatgggtggagggatcgtttggtgggaaagagatcaatctgcaactaatgcaacagctttaggcaccctcactgaaaaccacaggtcttttgaatggattaaGCTAatttatgcttcaatgggtggggtggcttatgtgtgggaatgaggaaaatggaattatgggatttgtagtcaaaaaagaaaaactcaaacaggaaataccagttcacaaaaagctagccacagtgttatggttacctcacaacatagccatttagcccgaagacaagcgcagatccttcctaagcatgtccattactgtatgctagatacgtactaaaatcaccttatggtggataacccctttaataaattgctACACGCATACAATAGCCACTTCCATATTTATAATAACTGTACAAACAGCATGCAAGAATGGTCTAAAGGATCCTTTAGGGATGTCTGTATTGACAGAGACACATTGAGGGAATTATCTTCCTCACCTCACTGCTGAAAGAGATCATGTATAGGGAATGGAGCAATTGGATGCTAGAAAACATAACAGAAAAAATCATCCCTGAATGCTTTACATACAGAAATGTGCCAGAAATGTATGTGTTCAgacataaaaaatacattatcTGTAGCAGCAAAAATAAGCTCATACTTTTCAAAGCCCCAAAGTGAGATTTTAGATTTGGGCTCTGGGTATGTGACTCATTGCTCCTCATCCGTCTGGTGTGAATGAGGAGGAAATGAATCAACAAGGAGATGGAGACACAAAATATAACAAATGGAGGAATGTTACCTAGAGAAAAAATCAGGAACTGGTTATTAGAGTTTGGGACTGTAACAAGTTCGTACCCAGTCATATTTCCAGTAGAACCATTGGATACATTTTGTGACTTTAGGTCATAACCGTACCAAGCATATGGAAGGCTGGAGATCAGTGAGATCAGCAGAGAGGACAGAATCAACCACGGGACCATGGTggagatccgggtcttcaggaagATGAAGAGTTTATAGTTGTAGGTCACAATCTTCACACAgtagaagacacagaggagggtGGCCAACCAGAGACTGTTGTAGAAGGTGAACATAATCTGGACAAGTATGGCTGAAGTTATAAAAATATTGTTTTGCAATAGACCTGGAAAAAATTGATAGATAGAGTTCCTTGTAATGAAACTTAAAAAATACAATCCTCTGGAAATGGCCAAAGAGCTGAGGATCTTATCACAGTCCTGGAGACATTTCAGGCTTTTCCATTTCTTAAACTTAGCCGCCACCATTATCATATTTATTGTGAATCCTACCAGACAGTTCATATAGATCACAGCTAGCAGAACGCATCTCAAAGAAAATTCCATGATCATAGATGAGAATCTTCTTTCCAGGATTAATAATTTTCCCTGTACCGTCTTGTCTCAGGTTGTGTATACAGATTTGATCATGGAGAATTCTTTATAGCAGGCTAGTGTCTATTTCTAATGGAAATTCTCTGATTATGTCTGATTTCCATACAAATCTTTCATCTGGTCTGTAGTTCATGGAACAAACACGTGAAACAAAATCAACCACTGCTGTGGAGCATGACAAGCTGTCAGGTTACACCATAACAATAAGTCAGACAGGGAGGGGGGAAAATACAGTGCTTCCTCAAGGTGaaatattaattggtttcaggaTGATCCTTGTATGTTAAAACTATTGTATTTTGAGACCATAACTTTATAAAACTAGTAATTATTTCCAAAGTCTCCAAAAATGTAATCACAAAGTAGGAAAAAATTAATAATTGAGAAATATGACCAGATAACTAATTCAGATAAAGCGAGTCTTTACATAAAAAAGTGGAAAATATCTACTAGAAGCTAAAAATCACTTAATACATATAGGGCAGGTGCTTCTCTAGAGTCTTGTACTGTACATAGTGCACCAGACAGACAATATGGTGTCAACTTTACCTGGTGCCAAAAGATCAGCTAGTCCTGGAACAGATAAAAAGCAGTATAGAGCCACACTTAACTGTTGCCAAGCCAGTGTCCGCACTTCAATAATATAGGGATTTtatcagtgaaatgcccattcagaTTAGTTGGATCTTCCAGCCATTCTCATGAGCCCCTGATCTTGACTATTTCTAACAttttatgttgagtctggtttcaagttacaagggTCAAGGAATGACCATTCTATGTTGAAAATATGTaagcctgaggccattgtaacttaaaggggtattctgctgcacagtgtttggaacaaactgttctgaatgctggagccggctccgggagctcgtgatgtcatagccccaccccctcaatgcaagtctatgggagggggcgtgaccggacctcccatagacttgcattaagggggcgtgacatcctgagggggagggctatgacatcacgagctctcaGCGCCTTTTCcaatgtttggaacattttgttccaaaccctgagcagcagagtacccctttaaaggaccacTGTGCAGAGCTTTTTCTTTCTCCCTACTCCCATAGGCTCTGAAATATGTGCACAGTCACTTGCCCCTCCACAAGGGGCATACTTAGTCTACTATTCTACAGGCTTTTTGCCTCTGTTCTATTCTCAATTCTCACTTTGTCATCAGCAATGGCAGATCTATTCACTGACATTGTGGGGATGATTGGGTGGGTACCCTCTCTTAAGTGCAGTAAAGGGTGGGAAAAACACTGGAATGTTGCTAGAGCATTACAAACCAGAAATTGTATGCTGGGAAATCCAAAGAGTGGTAAGCACAATCTCCTCCCTGTCTTGAGGAGCCATGGATACTTGCCAATAGCCAATGATCAAGTTCAGGTTGGAAAAGTAGGCTGCTGAGCCGAGAGCTGTAAGTGATTCTTCAATATCGGTCAAGAGATACAAGGCTTGGTGATATTCAGAACTCTGTTTATTTTATCAGCATGGCACCAGATGATGGACATGGTACCAGATGATAAATTCTGCGTTAGGCTTCATTGTCACTGGTCGAGCATCCTGGACTCTATCACTCTTGTGATTTGCAAATTTCTGTTGGGGGGTGAGCACTTTCTAGTGATGCTGTATACGCTTTCTGTGGGAAGAAGAAACTTAATGAAGAGAGGCACCCAAGGCATCCATACATCAACAAAGCAATCAAGCTATATGTTAATGCCTCTTTCTCTGCATCTGTGACCATTACACCTTGTTAAGAAAGCTTTATGTCATCAACTTTTATTGTGGGTTCCAAGTTTGGGGATCCCCGTCAATGCCCTGTGTAACATTGCTtgaaatgtattcaagtagttttaaagtgattTTAAGGCTCTGTTATGGTgacatgtggtaacccatggtaactaacagcttgtttaatgcACTAGCAGATTATCTTTGCTAAGTAGCACTAAAAGAAAGGGGCATAAAGTATCACTGGTTGTTGATAGAGGtgttaaatgctggtgttaaaatGCCTACAAAGCCAGTGGAAGACACAATGGCTTTTTTCAAGCATTCAAAAAAGTATCCCTTTTTGTTAGCATCAAGaggttttgagtctggcaagAGAAGACAGCATGGAATTTTCAAGTGTtccaaaaattatatatttaataGTTGAAACAGgttggtgtcccaaaatagtgaagaaaatatagcttttgtataaaaaaaaaattataaattttttgggggattatGGGTTGTATTGTCCTACAGTAGGAGGTTtggaattcatttttttattggctTTTTTCTAAGGTGTCTTGGCCTGGCTGGATATAACAGCAGCAAGAATGATGCAATATAGGGGGGACCTATAGTATCCAGGGTAAAGCAGGAGATTTGAAAACTgtggtttttcaataaaaacaaaaaagcttTTCAAAAATTTCCAGGCCTAGCCGAAAGTAGcagtagaagcagcagcagcagctgaaGAAGATGGTGAATTACTCTGTATTTATTTAAAGCAAGAATACATCAGTACATCATTTTTATTATGCTGACATCATACAAACAGgtttgtatattgtgtgtgtaattAAACcaagcatatacatatatacatagtaacatagttcataaggttaaaaaaagtccatcaagttcagcctataaccctaataagtccctactgagttgatccagaggaaggaaaaacgcTCATCTTAGAGttgaaaattccttcccgactccaaatatggcagtcagaataaatccctggatcaatgcttTGTCCCAATAAACCAagaatccataaccagcaatgttattactctccaaaaatgaatccagaccccttttgaactcttttacagcgttcatcatgaccac
Protein-coding sequences here:
- the LOC130360923 gene encoding taste receptor type 2 member 40-like; translated protein: MVAAKFKKWKSLKCLQDCDKILSSLAISRGLYFLSFITRNSIYQFFPGLLQNNIFITSAILVQIMFTFYNSLWLATLLCVFYCVKIVTYNYKLFIFLKTRISTMVPWLILSSLLISLISSLPYAWYGYDLKSQNVSNGSTGNMTGYELVTVPNSNNQFLIFSLGNIPPFVIFCVSISLLIHFLLIHTRRMRSNESHTQSPNLKSHFGALKTSNCSIPYT